In Helianthus annuus cultivar XRQ/B chromosome 8, HanXRQr2.0-SUNRISE, whole genome shotgun sequence, a single genomic region encodes these proteins:
- the LOC110931639 gene encoding uncharacterized protein LOC110931639, which translates to MRFGKKGNLSPRFIGPFEITECVGSVAYRLKLPEELSRIHDVSHVSNLKKCLANESLALTHHDVQIDENLRFIEKPISIEDRQVKKLRKKLIPIVNVKWDSRRGPEYTWEVEAKMRHKYPYLFE; encoded by the coding sequence atgagatttggaaagaagggCAACTTGAGCCCGAGAtttattggaccattcgagataaCCGAATGTGTCGGTTCCGTAGCTTATAGACTTAAGCTACCTGAGGAGCTTAGTCGTATCCATGATGTGTCCCACGTTTCAaatttaaagaaatgtctagccaaTGAGTCGCTAGCTTTGACGCACCATGATGTGCAAATTGATGAAAACCTGAGGTTCATTGAGAAACCGAtttcgattgaggatcgacaggttaaaaagctTCGTAAGAAACTGATCCCCATCGTGAATGTCAAatgggattcccgtcgtggcccagaataTACATGGGAGGTTGAAGCAAAAATGAGACATAAATACCcatatttatttgaataa